Proteins encoded within one genomic window of Acipenser ruthenus chromosome 32, fAciRut3.2 maternal haplotype, whole genome shotgun sequence:
- the LOC131703174 gene encoding uncharacterized protein LOC131703174 — translation MAAGSRALTAEEISRNIQTNRNITISIENNCDFCLTNPRTYTFSGYNVDPPQPTINAKTTAVCSFSKTNYVARGTVGVLTYDVIKNNDAVECIAMMFSVPFDYNLYKNMFAIGSFSVGTSCDNALYIRMYQEWVDGFIRGQATDGIIKFTGKAIEIKATMSPAGRSIMKVEVWNKPLCA, via the exons ATGGCAGCTGGATCTAGAGCCTTAACAGCAGAGGAAATCTCCAGAAATATACAGACAAACAGAAATATTACTATTTCAATTGAAAACAACTGTGATTTCTGTCTAACAAACCCAAG GACTTACACTTTCAGTGGATATAATGTAGATCCTCCTCAGCCAACCATCAATGCAAAAACCACGGCCGTCTGTTCCTTCAGCAAAACCAATTATGTAGCACGTGGAACTGTGGGCGTCTTAACCTACGATGTCATCAAGAACAATGATGCTGTCGAATGCATTGCCATGATGTTTTCTGTACCATTTGATTACAatttgtataaaaacatgttCGCTATAGGGTCCTTTAGTGTAGGAACATCCTGTGATAATGCCCTATACATTCGAATGTATCAAGAGTGGGTGGATGGTTTCATCAGAGGACAAGCAACAGATGGGATCATAAAGTTTACTGGGAAAGCTATTGAAATAAAAGCCACAATGTCTCCCGCAGGCAGGTCAATAATGAAAGTTGAAGTGTGGAACAAACCTTTATGTGCTTGA